A section of the Pectinophora gossypiella chromosome 11, ilPecGoss1.1, whole genome shotgun sequence genome encodes:
- the LOC126370545 gene encoding OTU domain-containing protein 7B-like, whose protein sequence is MVMEANPIAGKHTDDRVHSATLRPRAGGDVITQERSVSSLDLTMPYTAPSNLVLTPAPECRKLSRGISRATDNEGLVWALRSNTDPEPNTLSSDHILLLPDISVYPPDFRTFIEKDLLETATLVTLESAGILNWWRHGRVPGAPRLLPLATSGDGNCLPHAASLAAYGFHDRLLALRTKVQALLCGEGGETLTNAVKRRWRWSESVSLRSAGLTPSEAEWERDWQDAVRAASAEPRPRPAPSAAPHYAGLEQLHVFALAHVMRRPVIVFADVALRDFRGDPIAPIPFGGIYLPLELEPEACSKAPILLAYDAGHFSALVPCEPLPTDGARVPLEDHTGNPMPIRFNVDPGEDFRWDIEPDQKTINNLLPDEYQRSAMLSAYLDLERVECISNSQPPEELRRSLDALSTKSSKQLNSVAKQFGSIGRSMSSKLKKNFGSMAKLTGKSSGSQSNPEEGLARRQSTCEVLCCRVLAARAPVQEEMVKNYLNEAWIGYTAEKNRTETSPSQPRYGTGRSQFYAEADRAAHEVARTLTSKPARPALDRTLYLSKSTFYDDRPPSPKPCRAPLCMYYGSPANNDYCSRCARLQ, encoded by the exons ATAGAGTACACAGTGCGACACTAAGGCCGCGAGCCGGCGGTGACGTCATCACACAGGAGAGGTCTGTCAGCAGTCTAGACCTCACCATGCCCTACACAGCTCCTTCCAATCTGGTCCTCACGCCTGCGCCGGAAT GTCGAAAGCTGTCGCGCGGCATATCGCGGGCGACTGACAACGAGGGGCTGGTGTGGGCACTGCGGAGCAACACGGACCCCGAACCCAACACCCTCAGCTCCGACCACATACTGCTGCTGCCCGACATATCCGTCTATCCGCCTGACTTCAG AACATTCATTGAGAAGGATCTCCTAGAAACAGCAACACTGGTGACCTTAGAATCAGCTGGTATCCTCAACTGGTGGCGACACGGGCGAGTGCCGGGTGCTCCCAGGTTGCTACCACTAGCGACGTCTGGTGATGGCAACTGTTTACCTCACGCCGCGTCTCTGGCCGCGTATGGCTTCCATGACAGGCTACTGGCGCTACGGACCAAGGTGCAGGCGTTGCTGTGCGGGGAAGGCGGCGAGACGCTTACAA ACGCAGTGAAACGCCGCTGGCGTTGGTCAGAGAGCGTGTCCCTGCGCTCGGCGGGGCTGACCCCGTCCGAGGCGGAGTGGGAGCGCGACTGGCAGGACGCCGTGCGGGCCGCCTCGGCCGAGCCCCGCCCGCGGCCCGCGCCCTCCGCCGCGCCGCACTACGCCGGCCTGGAGCAGCTGCACGTGTTCGCGCTGGCGCACGTCATGAGGAGACCTGTCATCGTCTTCGCTGATGTCGCTCTTAGG GACTTCCGCGGCGACCCGATAGCGCCCATCCCGTTCGGCGGCATCTACCTGCCCCTAGAGCTGGAGCCTGAGGCGTGCAGCAAGGCGCCCATCCTGCTGGCGTACGATGCGGGGCACTTCTCAGCGCTGGTACCGTGCGAGCCACTACCCACTGACGGAGCCAGGGTGCCGCTTGAAGACCACACTGGGAACCCTATGCCGATCAG ATTCAACGTAGACCCCGGCGAAGACTTCCGTTGGGACATAGAACCGGACCAGAAAACGATCAACAACTTATTACCAGACGAATACCAACGTTCCGCTATGCTATCCGCCTATTTAGACCTCGAACGGGTCGAATGCATATCGAACAGCCAACCTCCTGAGGAACTGAGAAGATCCTTAGACGCGTTATCAACTAAGAGCTCTAAGCAGTTGAATTCTGTAGCGAAGCAATTCGGAAGTATTGGTCGGTCGATGAGTAGTAAACTGAAGAAGAATTTTGGTTCGATGGCGAAGTTGACGGGCAAGAGTAGCGGGAGCCAGAGTAACCCCGAGGAAGGGCTGGCGAGACGGCAGTCCACGTGTGAGGTGTTGTGTTGTAGGGTGCTCGCTGCGAGGGCGCCCGTACAGGAAGAGATGGTCAAGAACTACTTAAATGAGGCGTGGATCGG TTACACAGCAGAGAAAAACCGCACGGAAACATCGCCTAGCCAGCCCCGCTACGGCACCGGTCGCTCGCAGTTCTACGCGGAGGCCGACCGGGCCGCACACGAGGTCGCGAGGACTCTTACGTCCAAACCTGCCAGACCTGCACTCGACAGGACGCTCTACCTGTCCAAG tCCACGTTCTATGACGATCGTCCGCCGTCACCGAAGCCGTGCAGAGCCCCGCTTTGCATGTACTACGGGAGCCCCGCCAACAACGACTACTGCTCCCGATGCGCGAGGCTACAGTGA